In Helicobacter mastomyrinus, the sequence ACTCATCTTGCAGGTGCTTATCAAGTATAGGCGTGTAGTCATAAGTCCTTAGTTCCCTATCAAAAGCGAGTGTGCTATCGTGGGCAATGCTTACAATGATGGGTAATGCGTGGATAGAATCTGCGGCTTTATCTATCGCAATGGTATTAAGTAGCATAGGAAAAAATGCGTTTCCATCAAGTGTATAAAAAATGCTTGTGCTATCTATTTTTTGCTTAGGCTTAGCAATGTAAATGGTATAGAATCTCCCTGCTTTATTTTGCATACGAAAAGATTCTATATGAAAAAGTGCCTTTGCTTCTTGTGTGATAGCAGGAATCTCCTGCGAGGGTGCGCCATAGGTAAAGATGCACAGAAATGATAAAAAAGCTATGATGTGCTTCATTGTTTATCCTTGTTCAAATAAAGAATAATACATAAATTCACAGAAAATAACGACCAAATCCCGCAAGGGAATAGCAAAGGAAAATATTTATAGATACAGAATCTAATGGTGCATTCCACTATCATAAAGCATATATTAGAATGTTGTACTCTACCTTGAACACGTTATAAAATAATAAAACTTGCTCCTCTCTCATACGCAGTCCTTAAACTTTCCTCAAAAAGCCCAAAGCCGCACATTAAAGAGCTCTCTAGGAAATAGCAGTAAGTCTAAGTGCGGCTTTAGCAGTATAAATGCTTGAAGGTATTACACTGCAAAGGGAGAAATTAAGATAAAATAAGGGCTGAATTTACATTAATTAAAGGAGATTCTATGACACTTGAAAATATTGTTACTTTTTTAGATACAAATGCTCCGGCGTTTTTAGCCACATTAGGCACTTGTGGTAATCCTCGTTTGCGTCCTTTCCAAAGCCCACTTTTATATGGGGATAAAATCTACTTTTGTACCTCAAATGCTAAAAATCTCTACAAACACATACAAGCCCATAGCGGGATAGAGATTTGCTCTTGTGCGGCAGATGGCACATTTTTACGACTAAGGGGAAATGCTGTGTTTGAAAATAATCTAGCGGTAAAACAAGCGATGTTTGCGAAATTTGAAAGCGTTAAGGCAAAATACACTACGCCTGCAAATCCCTCATTTGAAGTCTTTTATCTTGCAAATCTAAGTGCAAGAAAACAAGCCCTAAATGGCGACATAGAGATGTATAAGGCTTAGAACCCCGCCCTGTTTGATGGGGCTATTCTCCTTTTTCCTCTTGTTTCTCTATCTGCGTGATGTTAAGCAAAATAAACTTATAGCATAGATAAATTACCACAACCCATACAATCAACATAAGAATAGAAGTGAGCATATCGCCTCCTTAATATAAATTTATTCTTTTTTTTGTATTGTATCACATTATAAGGTTTCCCCACTTTTTAACCCCTCCCGCTTCAAAGATATGCCTCTCGCCCCACATTTGCAAAATGAGTCTATTAAGTTTAGAATCTTTGTTCTATTTTCTTTTTGCATTAAGGGGGAGGGGCTTAAATATGCAAGTGTAGGCTGGTGCTAAAACACAAGCGTGAGGTCGCTCCCTCCCCTTATATCCTCCAACCCTACGACGCTTTAAAGAGATTAACACTTCGTGCGATTGATTTTATACAAGTGAGGATATACTTCACTTGTGGGGAGAACAAAGATTCTATACTTTAAAGAAACTCACTTTGTCCTTACGGGATTTACTACGCTGTATGCAAGTGTGGATTCACTCCAAACGAGCAAGATTAAGCGATGATAAAACCACAACAGCGTAGATTTATAAGCATAATAGCTTAATACGTATGAGAATCTCCCTCTATCTCACTTTTAGTAATCTTCACCCTATCCATCTTATGCCACACATACACGATATAAGCCACCACAAAAGGCACTAGTAAGGACACATAGCCCATTACAGAGAGTGTGTAATAGCTCGAGGAAGCATTTTGTATAGTAAGGGAGCTTTGCAAATGCGCGATAGAAGGGTAAAATGCACTTTGTCCCAACCCCACGTTTAAAAGCACCGTCATACCCACAAACACACTGCCTGCACCTAGAGGAAAAATGCCTCTTGTGCTGCCCCTAAAGACATTCATATAAATCCCTGCTAATACCGCTCCCACGCCCACAAACAATCCCACTATCAAATAAGGCATATCTAAAAAATTATGCAAATACACATAATCACGCAACTCCACTCTGCCATCTACCCCCACATAGAATCCACTTTTTAGGCAAATCCACACTAAAAACCCAAGTATGCAAGGCACAAAGGCGATACTCGCTATAAGGATAGCTTTTCTAGCACGTTTAGCAATTTGCATATCATCAATATTATTTAAAAAATAACTCGCCCCTAGAATCTGACTTAAAAACACTAGAGCTAATCCTAATAAATAATTTCCCCCATTAAGCAGCGCCTCTAGTCCTCTGCTTGCCACACTCCACGCTACAAAGTTATGTTCATCAAGCACAAAATGAGCGCCACTAAAAAATGTGCTTAACGCCACGCCGATGAAAAACACGCCAAAAACGCCATTAATCCACAAAAATGCCTCATATACCCTTGAGCCAAGCATATTTCCTGCTTTTTTACGATATTCATAGCTCACCGCCTGAATGATGAAGCAAAACAAAATCACAAGCCACACCCAATACGCCCCGCCAAAGCTTACGCTATAAAATAATGGAAACGCAGCGAAGCACACACCACCAAAAAGCACCAAAGTAGTGAATCCAAGCTCCCACTTGCGCCCCAAAGCATTAATAAGCATAGATTTTTCTAACTCATTTTTAGCGACAAAAGGCAAAAGGCTCTGTCCGCCCTGCACGAAAAACATAAACACAAGCAGCCCACCAAGCACACTTACCACAATCCACCAATATACCTGCAATCCTGCCAAATCAAGCCCAAAAAACATCACTTGCCCCCTTTTTGCACACTTTGCATTAAAGGCGTATGCTCTTCCTCAAAACCCTTTTTAATACTTCGCACCATAATGCTTATTTCCGCACAAAGCAGGGTAGTAAAGAGAATCGTAAAGATGAAAAAAGATATTTGCACATTCACGCTTGAGAGATTTGTAGCAGCAATCCCTACCGGAAGCAAATCCTGTATCGCCCAAGGCTGCCGCCCCACTTCTGCAACTATCCACCCCGCTTCAGCAGCGATATAGCCAAAGGGAATTGCTATCACGCATAACCATAGAATCTTGCGGAATTGCACAATATTATTCGCCATTGCTAAATAAAGCACCACGACAAAGAGCACAAAAAACGCGCTGCCTAAGGCTACCATTAAATGAAAACTATAAAAAGTCAAAGCAATGGGCGGTATCGCCTCTTGTGGTGCGTGCAAATACCCATAGCCAAAATCCTTTATGTGCGTTTGTATCACTTCTTTGAGTGCATTCATCGCCTCTGTGTCATTCTGTGCCTTTGCTTCTTTATAGTCTTTGAACGCCTGCAGAGCAATTTTGCCATTTTGGATTCTAGAATCTATCCCTACAACACCCTTTTCCTCATTCCCATAGAGCAAATCCTCAATACCCGCTACAAAGCTATCTGGGCTGCGATTGCCCAAGATAGAGAGGGCATAGGGTATAGTTATGTCAAACAAAAATACCTCTTTATCATCGCCGGGCTGTTTGCTAGGATTTAAAATCCCAAAGGCAGTGATTCCCGCACGATGCTCTCCTTGATAAATACCCTCCATTGCGGCAAGTTTCATTGGTTGGTGTTGTGTTACCCGATAGGCGCTTTCATCACCGCTAAAAAATAAAAATATAGAGGTAATAAGTCCAAAACTCGCCCCTACCACAAGGCTTTTTTTCGCCTCGCTGATAAATCGCCCTTTTAATAGATAAAGCGCGGAAACACCCACGACAAAGAGCGCAGAAATGACATAGCCACTTGCCACCGTGTGGAGAAACTTTGGGATTGCCACAGGAGAGAGAGCCACCTCCCAAAAGCTACTCATCTCATTACGTGCACTATCGGGATTAAATATCGTGCCGATGGGATATTGCATCCAGCCATTTGCCACGAGTATCCAAAACGCGCTGAGATTGCTCCCTAAGGCGACGAGCCAAGTAGAAAGCAAATGGAATCTTTTAGAGACTTTATCCCAGCCAAAAAACATAACCGCAAAGAATGTAGCCTCCAAGAAAAATGCCATAATACCTTCAACCGCTAAGGGTGCGCCAAAAATATCACCCACAAACCAGCTATAATTTGCCCAATTCGTGCCAAACTCAAATTCCATAATAATACCCGTAGCCACGCCAATGGCAAAATTAATCGCAAAAAGCGTTAGCCAAAAGCGCGTGATTTTACGCCATTGGGGATTATTGGTTTTGACATAAATGCTCTCCATAATCGCTATGACAAAAGAAAGCCCTAATGTCAAAGGCACAAACAAAAAATGATAAAGTGCAGTGAGGGCAAACTGCGCCCTGCTCCAATTCACGCTTGAAAGCTCATTTAGCATTTCCATAGCATCTCCTTAGTGTTTTTGGGCGGTCAGATTGTCTATCACAAATGCGCTTTTGTTTTCATTGCTGCCTAGTGTTGAGAGACTATTATCATAGATACATATTTTTAGTATCACAAAAATAACAAGAATCTTTATAATGATAATTTTCCATAATGTTTTACCAAGTGTCAAATGTTTAAATCCATCAATATATAACATAGCCATTTTTTTCACAAATCTCACGCAAATACCTTTTAAATTATCACATAACAAAGCGCAGGATTTTAACAAATTTCATACATTTTATGGCATCAATTTGCCACTTTTTTGCAACAAAATCGCCCTATTTTGAGCGATAATGATAATTTTATTTTACTTTTTGTGTTTTGATGTAAAATTACACTTTCTTTATAATGTGAAATGTAAAATCATTAGATTTAAACTAAAAAGTCTTTATTCTCTCCGCAAGTGAGGAATACCCCCCGCTTGTATAAAATCGCACGATAATGCAAACCTCATTAAAGTGTAGCAGAAGGATAAGTAATGCCGATTTTGGAACAATATTTTAAAACTTTTCACCACCTGCCGCCGCCTAGCGCACCCTCATCTACCGCACCTATTCAAGCGCCATTAGACTTTTTAAGCATTTTATTTTGTGTGAATGAGCGCAATCTGCCGCTTTTTACACAATGCCAAAGCTTTATAGACATACTCCATACTTTTGCCCTCCCTTATCAATCCCCTATACAAAACACCAATTTGCTAGATTCTATCCTTGATTTACAGGCACATATCCTCACTGAAAATCCCCATATTTTAGAATCTTTGCTGCCTTATTTTGCAAAGCTCAATCTCGCCTCTGTGATAAATGATGATGAGTTAGCCCAATTTGTCGCCTTAAAAAATGCTGCCTCACATTTGCATAATGCCATATCTCAAACGCCTAAAACCGCCATAGCAAAAGATACAAAAGCACTACGTGAAGCTTTTTATACCATTTATGAATCACTTCTCCCCCTGCTACCAAATGCCCAAGACACTCTCGCACAGATAAAAGCAAAACTTGAAGAGCAGCATTTGTGCATTGGCGTTACAGGTGTGCTAAGTGCGGGGAAATCCACCTTTTTAAACGCCCTTTTAGGAGAGGAGATTCTAGGCAGCTCAAATATCCCAGAAACAGCTAATCTAACGATCTTGCGCTATGGAGACAAAACAAGCGCAAAAGTGCATTTTTGGAGCAAGGAGCAATGGGCGGATTTATGCGAGGAGGGCGAGTATGATGAACATCTTAAAGTTTTTGTGGCAGAGTGCAAAGCGCATTTTGGCAAGGAACTTGAGCGCTACATTACCCAGCCTCACACATCACAAGAGATACAAGCCCAACAGCTTAGTGCTTACACTTCTGCTAATCACCCCAGCAAATTATGCAATTTGATTCAAGAAGTCGAGCTTTTCACACCATTGGATTTTCTCAAAAATGGCGTGGAGATTGTTGATACACCCGGGCTTGATGACCCCATCACTAAACGTGAGGACATTACCCGCGCTTATATGCAACGTTGCGATATGCTAATCCACGTGATGAATGCTAGCTGTGCGGCAACGCAAAAAGATATTGATTTTATTTTAGAATCTTTATTAGAGCAAAATATATCACGGCTACTTGTGGTGCTAACGCGCATTGATTTATTAAGCAAAGATGAGCTTAATGCCTCGCTTGAATACACCAAATCAAGCCTTATCACTCAGCTAAAAAACGCTAACTACAAAGGCGATATTGCCCAAATCATCTCACGTATTGACTTTATCCCTCTTGCAGGATATGCCGCCCTGCTTCATCGCACTGCTACTGCCACAAGTGATATAAATATCACATTAGAGCAAAGCGGGATTTTAGATATAGAATTATATTTACAAAAAATGCTTTTAGGGGAGGATAGCCTTAAGGCTCGGGATATGCTGTATCTTGCTTATAAGGCATTGCACAAAATCGCACAAGAGAGCGCGGAGGCAATCTCACTGAAAACCGCCCTACTCAATGCAAACAAGGCAGATTTAGAAAAAATTATCGCTAAAGAAAAAGCCCATAATGAAACACTTTTGCGTGAGTTAGTATCTTTAGAATCCCAATTCAATGCCCTCTATGATGAGCTAAAAAACTTCCTCCACGCCCTCCATTCCCTTAGTGCTAATACCCTCTCTAAAGTCGCCACAATCCTTAGAGACAAGATTTTTGATGATATGATGTATGATTACGGGCGGGGCGCGAGGATAGAATCTAGTGCTTTGCATAAAATGATAGAGCTAAGTTTAAAAGACTGCTTTGCCGATATTGGACGAGAATATCGCTATAAATTAAGTAAAAAAATCACACAGCTAAAAGATGCTATCGCTGCAACAGAAGAACCCACGCTCCCACCCATTCACTTTCAGCTTAAAAACGCCGAGATTGCACCCATTATGCAGCCACTACTCAATGATATAACCGCACTTATCAAATCTGCCAAAAAAGACCAAAGCTTAAAAAATGCTCTAGAAGCACTTTTTAACACACTTTTTTCATCTTTTGCTACCCTCATTGAGAGCAAGAATAAAGAAATTAACACACTCTTTATGGCACATTTTGATGAAATTGCCCAATATCAAAAAACACTCATTCACACAAAAATCGCACAAAAAGAGCAAAGCCTCCAAACTGCATTAGCTCAGCACGATAAAGGCGACACGCAGGAGCAAAAACAAGCCCTTGACGCACAATACAAGCAGCTCAAAGCCCTTATAGATAAGATAGAAAATGCGTTAGGGTATTTGCATTAAATAAAGCATAGGAAGCAAGATGAAAGACATAACTAAAAACACGCAAAGCCCACTTTTAGAGCGATTTATCACAGAATATATCCAAGCGAAAAATCAAGCCCTGCAAAAGAGCAATCCCCTCCACGCCCTCATTGACAAAGTCCAATATCTGCTAAGCCAAGTAACGCCACTAGATTCCCACACGCTCCATACCTTGCAATCGCTCCATCAAAGCATACAAGAGCCGATGAAAATCGCTATTATAGGGCAGTTTAGCAGCGGCAAATCCACATTTTTAAATGCACTCTTAGGGCAGAGTATCCTCCCTAGCGGGATTACACCAATTACGGCTAAGATTTGTCATATCACTTATGGGGTGGATTACGCACTTGAGATTACCTATAAAAATGGTAACACCGCCACTAAGCCTCTCTCCTATCTCGCGCAAGTAAGCACGGCTGAAAATGCAAAAATTGCCTTTTACAAACTCTATGCACCATTACCACTGCTTAAAAGCATTAACTTCCTTGATACGCCCGGATTTAATTCCCTTAATCAAAGCGATACAGACACGACAAACGCTATGTTAGAAAATGTAAATGGCATTATTTGGCTTACCCTTATTGATAATGTCGGCAAACAAAGCGAAAAGGAGATTATCCTTTCACACATCAAACGTTACGCGAGTAAGAGCCTCTGTGTGCTAAATCAAAAAGATAGATTAAAAAATCAAGCCGAGATTGATGTGAGCCTTGAATATGCAAAAAAGGCATTTGCAGGGCTTTTTGAGGACATCATCGCCATATCGGCAAGAAATGCACTCCTCTCTTATGAAGCATTGCAAAATACGCAAACACAGGCAAACAATACCACAGAATCTGCTCAAGCAGCAGCTTTAAGGGCAGATTCTCATATTGATGATGTGATTGCATTTTTACAAACGCATATCGCGCCCCAAGCCACACAGGCAAAGGAGCACACCATACGCACTAAGTTACGACAGCTTACACTTACCTTTGCGCGTTTAAGCCTCCACACCACCTTGCGTTTTAAAGGGCTTCAATCGCTCCTTTCATATTCACCTATAACTTTTAGTG encodes:
- the cydB gene encoding cytochrome d ubiquinol oxidase subunit II, with the translated sequence MFFGLDLAGLQVYWWIVVSVLGGLLVFMFFVQGGQSLLPFVAKNELEKSMLINALGRKWELGFTTLVLFGGVCFAAFPLFYSVSFGGAYWVWLVILFCFIIQAVSYEYRKKAGNMLGSRVYEAFLWINGVFGVFFIGVALSTFFSGAHFVLDEHNFVAWSVASRGLEALLNGGNYLLGLALVFLSQILGASYFLNNIDDMQIAKRARKAILIASIAFVPCILGFLVWICLKSGFYVGVDGRVELRDYVYLHNFLDMPYLIVGLFVGVGAVLAGIYMNVFRGSTRGIFPLGAGSVFVGMTVLLNVGLGQSAFYPSIAHLQSSLTIQNASSSYYTLSVMGYVSLLVPFVVAYIVYVWHKMDRVKITKSEIEGDSHTY
- a CDS encoding DUF4492 domain-containing protein: MAMLYIDGFKHLTLGKTLWKIIIIKILVIFVILKICIYDNSLSTLGSNENKSAFVIDNLTAQKH
- a CDS encoding cytochrome ubiquinol oxidase subunit I → MLNELSSVNWSRAQFALTALYHFLFVPLTLGLSFVIAIMESIYVKTNNPQWRKITRFWLTLFAINFAIGVATGIIMEFEFGTNWANYSWFVGDIFGAPLAVEGIMAFFLEATFFAVMFFGWDKVSKRFHLLSTWLVALGSNLSAFWILVANGWMQYPIGTIFNPDSARNEMSSFWEVALSPVAIPKFLHTVASGYVISALFVVGVSALYLLKGRFISEAKKSLVVGASFGLITSIFLFFSGDESAYRVTQHQPMKLAAMEGIYQGEHRAGITAFGILNPSKQPGDDKEVFLFDITIPYALSILGNRSPDSFVAGIEDLLYGNEEKGVVGIDSRIQNGKIALQAFKDYKEAKAQNDTEAMNALKEVIQTHIKDFGYGYLHAPQEAIPPIALTFYSFHLMVALGSAFFVLFVVVLYLAMANNIVQFRKILWLCVIAIPFGYIAAEAGWIVAEVGRQPWAIQDLLPVGIAATNLSSVNVQISFFIFTILFTTLLCAEISIMVRSIKKGFEEEHTPLMQSVQKGGK
- a CDS encoding dynamin family protein translates to MPILEQYFKTFHHLPPPSAPSSTAPIQAPLDFLSILFCVNERNLPLFTQCQSFIDILHTFALPYQSPIQNTNLLDSILDLQAHILTENPHILESLLPYFAKLNLASVINDDELAQFVALKNAASHLHNAISQTPKTAIAKDTKALREAFYTIYESLLPLLPNAQDTLAQIKAKLEEQHLCIGVTGVLSAGKSTFLNALLGEEILGSSNIPETANLTILRYGDKTSAKVHFWSKEQWADLCEEGEYDEHLKVFVAECKAHFGKELERYITQPHTSQEIQAQQLSAYTSANHPSKLCNLIQEVELFTPLDFLKNGVEIVDTPGLDDPITKREDITRAYMQRCDMLIHVMNASCAATQKDIDFILESLLEQNISRLLVVLTRIDLLSKDELNASLEYTKSSLITQLKNANYKGDIAQIISRIDFIPLAGYAALLHRTATATSDINITLEQSGILDIELYLQKMLLGEDSLKARDMLYLAYKALHKIAQESAEAISLKTALLNANKADLEKIIAKEKAHNETLLRELVSLESQFNALYDELKNFLHALHSLSANTLSKVATILRDKIFDDMMYDYGRGARIESSALHKMIELSLKDCFADIGREYRYKLSKKITQLKDAIAATEEPTLPPIHFQLKNAEIAPIMQPLLNDITALIKSAKKDQSLKNALEALFNTLFSSFATLIESKNKEINTLFMAHFDEIAQYQKTLIHTKIAQKEQSLQTALAQHDKGDTQEQKQALDAQYKQLKALIDKIENALGYLH
- a CDS encoding dynamin family protein, encoding MKDITKNTQSPLLERFITEYIQAKNQALQKSNPLHALIDKVQYLLSQVTPLDSHTLHTLQSLHQSIQEPMKIAIIGQFSSGKSTFLNALLGQSILPSGITPITAKICHITYGVDYALEITYKNGNTATKPLSYLAQVSTAENAKIAFYKLYAPLPLLKSINFLDTPGFNSLNQSDTDTTNAMLENVNGIIWLTLIDNVGKQSEKEIILSHIKRYASKSLCVLNQKDRLKNQAEIDVSLEYAKKAFAGLFEDIIAISARNALLSYEALQNTQTQANNTTESAQAAALRADSHIDDVIAFLQTHIAPQATQAKEHTIRTKLRQLTLTFARLSLHTTLRFKGLQSLLSYSPITFSESYPQSAFYKSFPTLFHTLESQLETLTQHIYAALEKTQKDFIRIDKKFGITKAYQQPKEITTLPRERLSLSLCDMDSHFARDFIKLGFDMNAKGAEFESLLQSHIGNLKSLIIQWGQSFIPVLQGPLLQKSIDNIISDYEHLVREHCERLNAQFMLFSKILSLNYPLAINLCLNTISLKIQEALEKHSKSPDTLPLFNPTLENIRDELNNGLHFGFLQEHLLTQPLHKKALWQFEYDQKALCKKQCEAIATHKEQYMHHYTQLKALLKELKV
- a CDS encoding pyridoxamine 5'-phosphate oxidase family protein, which encodes MTLENIVTFLDTNAPAFLATLGTCGNPRLRPFQSPLLYGDKIYFCTSNAKNLYKHIQAHSGIEICSCAADGTFLRLRGNAVFENNLAVKQAMFAKFESVKAKYTTPANPSFEVFYLANLSARKQALNGDIEMYKA